A window of Halomonas sp. GFAJ-1 contains these coding sequences:
- a CDS encoding histidine kinase, producing MNKKTPDTVRDIMSRDCYRVSPETSITTLAQGLALHRLPGAPVVDASDQLIGFISEQDVLGRVLDSIYHDDEAPLVRELMRQEVLTTTPNKSITDLAQEMMGAKPKIYPVVEQRRLVGTVTRRDILIALLTIRRH from the coding sequence ATGAATAAGAAGACCCCCGATACTGTTCGCGATATTATGTCTCGTGACTGCTATCGTGTCTCGCCCGAGACCTCGATTACCACGCTCGCACAGGGATTAGCCCTTCACCGCTTGCCCGGTGCGCCCGTCGTGGACGCCTCTGACCAGTTAATTGGCTTTATCTCAGAGCAAGACGTGCTCGGTCGCGTATTAGACAGTATTTACCATGATGATGAGGCGCCTCTGGTTCGCGAATTAATGCGCCAGGAAGTGCTTACCACGACACCGAATAAGAGTATCACTGATCTAGCCCAGGAAATGATGGGGGCCAAACCAAAGATTTATCCCGTCGTTGAGCAGCGGCGGTTAGTGGGTACGGTCACCCGCCGGGATATTTTAATCGCCTTACTGACGATTCGTCGCCATTGA
- a CDS encoding AraC family transcriptional regulator, with the protein MPGSTIRHIPLESATKHHSHDFHQIVITLCGSSEFEIEGLGGRVNAFSGCIVPANHEHYYSGHGHNRQLILDLPEDAPALTGEHRELVALFDAPRFFALDNPLRHYLAFVESELTHGFDTPSTSFQQDRLAATLLGSLKARLGSTPSAAQRRLDLDLIDRFIRQHLADELRVADLAKLACLSEAHFSERFRAQTGLSPWQYVKRQRLNAARQLIVQSRLPLTDIAIQTGFANQSALSHAFRRSYGLSPRKLRQGATTPIASHPSSSFSTILPTPLQP; encoded by the coding sequence ATGCCTGGCAGCACTATTCGGCACATCCCGTTGGAAAGTGCCACTAAGCACCACTCCCATGATTTCCATCAAATCGTGATTACGCTGTGTGGCTCTTCAGAATTTGAAATTGAGGGGCTAGGCGGGCGCGTGAACGCTTTTTCAGGCTGTATCGTGCCTGCTAACCATGAGCACTACTACTCGGGCCATGGCCATAACCGCCAGCTTATTCTCGATTTACCAGAAGATGCCCCCGCACTCACCGGTGAGCATCGTGAACTAGTCGCCCTTTTTGATGCTCCGCGTTTTTTCGCCTTGGATAATCCACTTCGCCACTATTTAGCATTTGTCGAGAGCGAGCTGACCCATGGCTTTGACACGCCATCCACCTCTTTCCAACAAGACCGCCTTGCTGCCACGTTATTAGGCTCATTAAAAGCCCGCCTGGGCTCAACTCCTAGCGCTGCCCAGCGCCGCCTTGATCTTGACCTAATCGATCGTTTTATTCGCCAACATTTGGCCGACGAGCTACGCGTGGCCGATTTAGCCAAACTTGCCTGCTTGAGCGAAGCACATTTTTCAGAACGCTTTCGCGCCCAAACGGGCCTTTCACCCTGGCAGTACGTAAAAAGACAGCGCTTAAATGCCGCTAGGCAACTTATTGTTCAAAGCCGGCTCCCGCTGACCGATATTGCCATTCAAACCGGTTTTGCCAACCAAAGCGCGCTCTCTCACGCGTTTCGGCGCAGCTATGGCTTATCGCCCCGTAAATTGCGCCAGGGGGCTACTACGCCGATTGCCTCTCACCCTTCATCATCATTTTCTACTATTTTGCCTACTCCCTTACAGCCGTGA
- a CDS encoding bifunctional proline dehydrogenase/L-glutamate gamma-semialdehyde dehydrogenase (proline utilization protein A; multifunctional protein that functions in proline catabolism in the first two enzymatic steps resulting in the conversion of proline to glutamate; in Escherichia coli this protein self regulates transcription via a DNA-binding domain at the N-terminus but the proteins from this group do not and in addition appear to have a truncated C-terminal domain): protein MLNAKKMRDPAIWQTDLDMLMQRVSDHYIVDEDAFVGELIKVLDADREDFARIETNTAALVRDVRKMDTAVDTIDELLQQYSLDTHEGLMLMCLAEAMLRIPDKATADALIEDKLGPADWQSHVGKSESWMVNASTWGLLMTGRVLKLDHPKEGQPAHFINRMVNRLGEPVIRRAMYEAMKIMGKQFVLGRDINEALKRSKPLFNKGYTYSYDMLGEAARTRDDAKRYFDDYARAIEQVGKTCKSLSDKTPAPSVSIKLSALHPRYEFGRREQVLAELVDTVITLVTKARELDVAVTIDAEEVDRLELSLEVFRAVYSSSAVKGWGHFGLVVQAYSKRALPVLHYINRLADEQGDEIPLRLVKGAYWDSEIKESQQLGVDGYPVFTRKACTDVAYLACAQFLLSSDTQGRIFPQFATHNAHTVTTILELANHDSRPFEFQRLHGMGEALYDAALERAPKGTYCRIYAPVGAHKDLLPYLVRRLLENGANSSFVHQIVDPDVPVESLCQHPIETLRQQKTLYNKRIPLPKDIFGPKRRNSRGINLNIRSHYYPIKEKMAEFMDKQYAAKPLLAFEVNDDAANTHSVTVPFDRRQTVGSVQWTSKEQAAKALDAAWEAFPRWDATPVAERAAILRRLGDLMEEHMAELMTLCSREGGKLLTDGVDEIKEAVDFCRYYAMRAEESFGETIELPGPTGESNRLMMGGKGVFAAISPWNFPVAIFCGQIVAAAVAGNTVLAKPAEQTSIVAHRVIELLYEAGMPRDVVQLLPGDGPTVGSVLTSDPRITGVVFTGGTDTAQIINRALAARENAPLPTLIAETGGMNAMIVDSTALPEQVVVDVIQSAFQSAGQRCSALRVLYLQDDVADRVIDILKGAMNELHIGDPRDLGTDVGPVIDEDARKSLLAHIEKLKGENRLVAETPMAAEHTQHGTFVAPVAFTIDSINALTQEQFGPVLHIVRYKASELKRVIDDINGRGYGLTFGVHSRNESFAAEIAQKIRVGNVYINRNIIGAVVGVQPFGGQGLSGTGPKAGGPHYLQRFITEKTITNNTAALGGNASLLALGDE, encoded by the coding sequence ATGCTCAATGCCAAAAAAATGCGTGATCCTGCCATCTGGCAAACCGACCTTGATATGTTGATGCAGCGTGTTAGCGACCACTACATCGTGGATGAAGACGCGTTTGTTGGCGAACTGATCAAGGTACTGGATGCCGATCGCGAAGATTTCGCACGCATTGAGACTAATACCGCAGCGCTGGTGCGCGATGTGCGCAAGATGGATACCGCCGTCGACACGATCGACGAACTATTGCAGCAGTACAGCCTGGATACCCACGAAGGCCTGATGTTGATGTGTCTTGCGGAAGCCATGCTGCGTATTCCTGACAAAGCCACCGCTGATGCGCTGATTGAAGATAAGCTTGGCCCGGCTGATTGGCAGTCGCATGTAGGTAAAAGCGAATCTTGGATGGTCAATGCCTCTACCTGGGGCTTACTAATGACCGGCCGCGTGCTTAAGCTTGACCACCCTAAAGAGGGCCAACCGGCTCACTTTATTAATCGCATGGTCAACCGCCTGGGCGAACCCGTTATTCGTCGGGCTATGTACGAAGCAATGAAAATCATGGGCAAGCAGTTTGTCCTGGGGCGCGACATTAATGAAGCCCTGAAGCGCTCCAAACCTCTGTTTAATAAAGGCTACACCTACTCCTACGATATGCTGGGTGAAGCGGCCCGCACCCGCGATGATGCCAAACGCTATTTTGATGACTACGCGCGCGCTATCGAGCAAGTCGGTAAAACCTGTAAATCATTAAGTGATAAGACCCCAGCGCCATCGGTTTCTATTAAGCTTTCCGCCCTACATCCACGCTATGAGTTTGGCCGTCGCGAGCAGGTGCTGGCAGAGCTGGTTGATACCGTCATCACGCTGGTTACCAAAGCGCGTGAGTTGGATGTTGCGGTCACCATTGATGCCGAAGAAGTGGATCGCCTAGAGCTATCCCTTGAGGTTTTCCGCGCGGTGTATTCAAGCAGTGCTGTAAAAGGCTGGGGCCACTTTGGTCTGGTTGTCCAAGCTTACTCCAAGCGGGCCTTGCCAGTTCTTCACTATATTAATCGCTTAGCGGATGAGCAGGGCGACGAGATCCCACTGCGCTTGGTGAAAGGCGCCTACTGGGATAGCGAAATAAAAGAGTCTCAACAGCTTGGCGTTGACGGTTACCCGGTATTTACCCGTAAAGCATGTACGGACGTGGCTTATCTAGCATGTGCTCAGTTCCTGCTGTCGAGCGACACCCAGGGGCGTATCTTTCCTCAGTTTGCTACACATAACGCCCATACCGTTACGACCATTCTTGAATTAGCGAACCACGACAGCCGTCCATTTGAATTCCAACGCCTGCACGGCATGGGTGAAGCGCTCTATGACGCCGCCCTTGAGCGTGCGCCGAAAGGCACTTACTGCCGCATTTACGCCCCGGTAGGCGCCCATAAAGACCTACTTCCCTACTTAGTACGGCGCCTACTTGAAAACGGCGCGAACTCCTCCTTCGTCCACCAAATTGTGGACCCGGATGTGCCGGTAGAATCGCTTTGCCAGCACCCCATTGAGACACTGCGCCAGCAAAAAACGCTCTACAACAAGCGTATTCCGCTACCTAAGGATATTTTTGGCCCGAAACGCCGAAACTCCCGCGGGATTAACCTCAATATCCGCAGCCATTACTACCCGATTAAGGAGAAAATGGCTGAGTTTATGGACAAACAGTATGCGGCCAAGCCGCTGCTGGCATTCGAAGTCAATGACGACGCTGCTAACACTCACAGCGTGACGGTACCATTTGATCGCAGACAAACCGTAGGTAGCGTGCAATGGACCAGTAAAGAGCAAGCAGCGAAAGCCCTAGACGCAGCTTGGGAAGCCTTCCCCCGCTGGGATGCGACACCGGTTGCTGAGCGTGCTGCGATTCTGCGCCGCTTGGGCGACCTGATGGAAGAGCACATGGCCGAGCTGATGACGCTCTGCTCCCGCGAAGGCGGCAAACTGCTCACTGATGGCGTGGATGAAATTAAAGAAGCTGTTGATTTCTGCCGCTACTATGCGATGCGCGCTGAAGAGTCGTTTGGCGAAACCATTGAACTGCCTGGCCCCACCGGTGAATCCAACCGTCTAATGATGGGGGGTAAAGGGGTATTTGCCGCCATTAGCCCCTGGAACTTCCCAGTCGCCATCTTCTGTGGGCAAATCGTTGCAGCGGCGGTTGCTGGCAATACCGTATTGGCAAAACCCGCAGAGCAAACCTCAATTGTCGCCCACCGGGTGATTGAGCTGCTTTACGAAGCGGGTATGCCACGCGACGTGGTGCAGCTACTGCCTGGCGACGGCCCCACCGTCGGTAGCGTGTTGACCTCCGACCCGCGTATCACCGGCGTAGTATTTACGGGTGGCACCGACACAGCACAAATTATCAATCGCGCCCTCGCTGCACGTGAAAACGCACCACTGCCAACGCTGATTGCTGAAACCGGCGGCATGAATGCCATGATTGTCGATTCCACCGCCCTACCCGAGCAGGTGGTCGTCGACGTGATTCAGTCGGCGTTTCAAAGTGCCGGGCAGCGCTGCTCAGCACTTCGCGTCCTTTACCTGCAGGATGACGTTGCCGACCGCGTTATCGACATCTTAAAAGGCGCCATGAACGAACTGCACATAGGCGACCCTCGCGACTTGGGCACCGACGTGGGGCCAGTGATTGATGAAGATGCCCGTAAAAGCCTGCTTGCCCATATCGAAAAATTAAAAGGTGAGAATCGCTTAGTCGCTGAAACACCCATGGCGGCAGAGCACACCCAACACGGTACCTTTGTCGCGCCGGTTGCGTTTACGATTGACAGCATCAACGCCCTTACCCAGGAACAGTTCGGCCCAGTGCTGCACATTGTGCGGTACAAGGCCAGCGAGCTTAAACGTGTGATTGACGACATTAATGGCCGGGGTTATGGACTAACATTTGGGGTACATAGCCGTAACGAATCATTTGCCGCTGAAATAGCGCAGAAAATTCGTGTAGGTAATGTGTACATCAACCGTAATATCATCGGCGCAGTGGTTGGCGTTCAACCCTTCGGTGGTCAAGGGCTTTCCGGCACCGGCCCAAAAGCCGGTGGCCCGCACTATCTGCAGCGCTTTATTACCGAAAAAACCATTACGAACAACACCGCCGCCCTAGGTGGCAACGCGTCGCTGCTGGCGCTAGGCGATGAGTGA